The following coding sequences lie in one Takifugu flavidus isolate HTHZ2018 chromosome 4, ASM371156v2, whole genome shotgun sequence genomic window:
- the si:ch211-117k10.3 gene encoding Krueppel-like factor 15, with protein sequence MVSLRSRTGLDNDLFRDGGCSGLFSLGLGEGAHSEGGSSASCDSPEAGELAAMHSSSPGEEEDGEEEEEDEEDEACLHIFLGEEGEDEAAGQEPKLPEFPFSSSSPFSPTLEDIEEFLREKMELVKDEALSPKEEPSPQTCMDSPSSSAPLTTDSDTGTEAGTSTSQCTSRPDTPGKAEGSPADLSRSPQVNLSPTPITPPVLLGAPLVLQLQPLQLAQSPTPAGSPPGVQSGIWLTHLVMGLQNGTGQNVTLLTPQVPSTPTTLVSLNAGDTKSVDQKYVKIAPLPLTMRTLEIRGVSGVGGQDSSLLKAVGSRVTRVPPTERVHKCSHPGCGKMYTKSSHLKAHFRRHTGEKPYTCSWPECGWRFSRSDELSRHRRSHSGIKPYECSLCEKKFARSDHLSKHTKVHRSSRPNRIIRATV encoded by the exons ATGGTGTCGCTCCGCAGCAGAACCGGTTTGGACAACGACCTGTTCAGGGACGGCGGCTGTAGCGGCCTGTTCTCTCTCGGTCTGGGAGAGGGAGCTCACAGCGAGGGGGGCAGCTCGGCGTCGTGCGACAGCCCCGAGGCCGGGGAGCTCGCCGCCATGCACAGCTCCAGTCccggggaggaggaagacggtgaggaggaggaggaagatgaagaagacgaGGCATGCCTGCATATTTTCCTtggtgaagagggagaagatgaagcTGCAGGTCAGGAGCCCAAGTTGCCAGAGTTCCCTTTCAGTTCCTCTTCCCCATTCTCTCCAACTCTAGAAGACATAGAAGAGTTCCTGAGGGAAAAAATGGAACTGGTCAAAGACGAGGCATTGAGCCCCAAAGAGGAGCCCTCCCCTCAAACATGCATGGACTCGCCATCCTCCAGCGCCCCTCTGACCACCGATTCAGACACTGGCACCGAAGCTGGGACGAGCACCTCGCAGTGCACTTCAAGACCAGACACTCCTGGCAAAGCAGAAGGAAGCCCAGCTGACCTGTCACGTTCTCCCCAGGTGAACCTCTCTCCCACTCCAATCACCCCACCTGTGCTCCTGGGGGCTCCTCTcgttctgcagctccagcccctGCAACTGGCCCAGTCTCCCACCCCCGCAGGATCCCCCCCTGGAGTCCAAAGTGGAATTTGGCTCACTCATCTGGTCATGGGTCTCCAGAATGGAACAGGACAAAATGTCACACTGTTGACCCCACAGGtgccctccacccccaccacatTGGTATCATTAAACGCTGGAGATACCAAGTCAGTGGACCAGAAGTATGTGAAGATTGCCCCGCTGCCCCTCACGATGAGGACCTTAGAGATCAGGGGCGTGAGTGGGGTCGGGGGCCAGGACAGCAGCCTGTTGAAGGCTGTAGGGTCCCGCGTGACCAGAGTGCCCCCCACTGAGAGGGTCCATAAGTGCTCTCACCCAGGCTGTGGGAAGATGTACACCAAAAGCAGCCACCTGAAAGCTCATTTCCGCCGCCACACAGGAGAGAAACCGTACACATGCAGCTGGCCTGAGTGTGGATGGAG GTTCTCCCGGTCCGATGAGCTGTCCCGTCACCGCCGCTCGCACTCTGGCATCAAGCCGTACGAGTGTTCGCTGTGTGAGAAGAAGTTCGCCCGCAGCGATCACTTGTCCAAACACACAAAGGTCCACCGCAGCTCCAGACCCAACAGGATTATCAGAGCTACAGTGTGA
- the elk4 gene encoding ETS domain-containing protein Elk-4: MDNSVTLWQFLLQLLLDSSNEQLICWTNEKGEFKLLQAEEVARLWGARKNKPNMNYDKLSRALRYYYDKNIIKKVNGQKFVYRFVSYPDILKGDVFSRAEGGDAPPQAKKGDGPLPEGEPADHGKVGSSSGSKQSSRNDYIHSGLYTSFTLNSLQNGRQLFKSIKIENPAEKMADRRNAGPRAHSQEEAPQTQQPTLSSVIKFVNTPPKPAPAQTPAPPPRVDIEPALSSSPLDPLPATAQRHEGLATHSSVPSQYAYSFEQVPPSEPAFSLQDLASTNPSPNLVLYSSQELVMDSDLESQPVDSQSQERVDSSIALSDETSLVDAETSSSSVSSSTTVSTQSSGKSRKPPKVLQISPPTLLVTTSDFSPMSLCSPSLPTASLTPAMIPTPTLLLTPSPLLSNIHFWSTLSPVAPLSPATRRQGAHLFQFPSVLTPQFQIPVHSMDGTNTPGPISPDPQKT; this comes from the exons ATGGACAACTCTGTCACTCTGTGGcagttcctcctgcagctcctacTGGACTCCAGTAACGAGCAGCTCATCTGCTGGACCAATGAGAAGGGGGAGTTCAAGCTGCTGCAGGCGGAGGAGGTGGCCCGGCTGTGGGGAGCCCGAAAGAACAAACCCAACATGAACTACGACAAACTCAGCAGGGCTCTCAGATACTACTACGACAAG AACATCATCAAGAAGGTGAACGGCCAGAAGTTTGTCTACCGCTTCGTCTCCTATCCGGACATCCTGAAAGGGGACGTTTTCTCCCGAGCGGAGGGAGGAGATGCGCCTCCCCAGGCCAAGAAGGGGGACGGCCCCCTCCCGGAGGGCGAGCCGGCCGACCACGGCAAGGTGGGAAGCAGCTCCGGCAGCAAGCAGTCGAGCCGTAACGACTACATCCACTCTGGCCTCTACACCTCCTTCACCCTCAACTCGTTGCAAAACGGACGGCAGCTCTTCAAATCCATCAAGATAGAGAATCCAGCCGAGAAGATGGCCGACAGGAGGAACGCCGGCCCCCGAGCTCACAGCCAGGAGGAGGCGCCCCAAACGCAGCAGCCCACCTTGTCCTCCGTCATCAAGTTCGTGAACACCCCTCCAAagccagcaccagcacagacaCCAGCACCCCCCCCTCGGGTGGACATAGAGCCCGCTCTGAGCTCCAGCCCGCTGGACCCTCTGCCAGCCACGGCCCAGAGACACGAAGGCCTCGCCACACACTCCTCCGTGCCGTCCCAGTACGCCTACTCATTCGAACAGGTCCCGCCATCAGAACCAGCCTTCAGCTTACAGGACCTGGCCTCCACCAACCCGTCACCAAATCTGGTGCTCTACTCCTCTCAGGAGCTGGTGATGGACAGCGACTTGGAGTCTCAGCCTGTGGACTCTCAGTCGCAGGAGAGG gtgGACAGTAGCATTGCTCTGTCGGACGAGACCAGTCTGGTGGATGCTGAGACCAGTTCATCctcagtgagcagcagcaccacagtcaGCACTCAGAGCTCAGGAAAATCCCGGAAGCCGCCAAAAGTCCTGCAGATCAGCCCACCCACCCTGCTGGTCACCACCTCGGACTTCTCTCCCATGAGCCTCTGCAGCCCCTCGTTACCCACCGCTTCTCTGACACCAGCAATGATACCG ACTCCCACCCTGCTGTTGACTCCCAGTCCTCTGTTGTCCAACATCCACTTCTGGAGCACGCTCAGCCCAGTGGCTCCCCTCAGCCCGGCCACGCGTCGTCAGGGAGCTCATCTGTTCCAG TTCCCGTCCGTCCTCACCCCTCAGTTCCAGATCCCTGTACACAGCATGGATGGAACCAACACACCTGGTCCCATTTCTCCAGACCCTCAGAAGACTTAG